The DNA segment agacagtgacaggcCGGCGTGATGATCACGCAATGTgttccgtggtgccatgcccatctcgggactcaagtctgaagccagtgctgaagcggtctcatatgcatcaacccaagtggggtggccaccgctgaggatgccatatctgaaaattttcagtggaaccgctgttttctgtttgaacgccttcaaacagaccaacaccgactgggcatgctcattcgtgaggcgcgctgtcaaagagactgagtccaactccaaaccgagaaaagagatgctctgaactgggaggagctcgctcttttcccggttgacctgaagacctagtcggctgaggtgtgagagcaccaagtccctgtgtgtgcacaacatgtcccaagagtgagctaagattagacagtcatcgagatagttgagaatgggaatgcccacctcccttaacggggcaagggctgcctctgcaaccttcgtgaagatgcgaggagacagggacaggccgaaagggaggaccttgtactgatatgcctgaccctcgaatgcaaaccgcaggaagggtctgtgtcaaggatggatcgagacgtggaagtacgcgtcctttaggtctaccgccgcgaaccaatcttgataccggacgctcgccagaatgcgtttttgcgtccgcatcttgaacaggagtctgtgtaaagcctagttcagtactcacaggtctgagattggccgcaaccctccgcctttttttggtacgatgaagtaggggctgtaaaaccccttcttcttctcggctggagggacaggttctatcgcgctcttccataggagggtaacgatctccacgcaaggtagcagtgttttcgtccttcaccaaggtgcagttgacaccgctgaacctgggcggacgcccggtgaactgaatcgcatagccgagtcggacggtccggaccaaccatcgcgatggattggaaagcgcaagccacgcgtccaagttccgcgcaagggggaccaaagggacaacgtcatcagatgtaccggcaggtggggcctcgcggcgggccggagctcgaggtgccacaccatgtcgtggccgtgctgagtctaaggacatcgaagcccTTACCTGGCTCcatgtgaccacccccggaacagcctgggatgggagaggaagaggcctgtcctcgtgacccgtgtcACATCGGGGACAGATTTGTGcaacagctgggcgctcaggggcgggagaccgccgctggagcaccaaacctgccaaatagagtggtggatggtggtcgtgatgacggccgtgcacacggatatgtgacccaggggacaaggaaaccactcttgctgaactcttgggtactgcagccacttgggcatgcagcacaattaaatgcaaaaggtaacaaaaagatggagagatctacttaccagctccagagcaatgggtttcgtcgtccctgggtcacccgtctcaagggtgctttgaagcctttcacgggttctgggcggccgcaagacgggtggagtctgcttcctgcggtgggctccacgccggggccgggccgaaggggcggtcTGCGgctgagccggtgcagtcaccgcagggggacgcccttggtgatgagtagatggggtgcgggatcttgagcccagccagggcaggatatgccggctagcgtccatctactgctccaccatcgagaactgctgggcaaagtcctttatggtgtcgccgaataggccagcctgggagatgggggcagcaaggaatcgtgtcctgtcagcctcacccatctcgaccaggttgagccaaaggtggcgctcctggaacactaatgtggacatcatccacccgagagaccccgccgtgacctccatcacttggagagcgaggttggtcgccgagtgcagttcctgcatcaatcccagggcagaactacccttgtgcagttcctttagcgccttggcagacttgcaggagagccatggcatgcagggcggaggcggcttgtctagcagaccgtaggccttggccatcagagacgacgtaaacctacaggccttggatgggggctttgggcacccgcgccaggtggcggtgctctgtgggcataggtgcaccgtgagcgcctttatccaccgggggattgccgaatagcccttggctgccccaccatcgagggtagtgagggcggggaagctgaaaagatcgggaccgggcagtaaaaatgcctcccatgaccttgtcagctcttcatgcacttccggaaagaaaggaacgggggcagggcgtggttttgagtggcaccgcgagcccaggaaccaatcatcgagccgcgagggttcagggaagagcagagggttccactctagccgacgctcgcggctgcctgggaaagcatgtcgtcatctccgcgtcagcctgtgactgggcaatcatccggaagcccgatcggagcagacgagcgtgctggggaatgggaggtccgcggggtgatacccggtggaggcggtcccattggggtccccaaatcgcccccagagctagctgcgctggcctcatacccgtgggtaaaaggactgaggcggggagcctctgggtggctcgctttcttacgaaggcgagctgcgaccgcatcgttgccatggacatgtcctcgcaatgagaacatgaccatccatgaacgttgtctccatgtgagcagtgcccagacacgaaagacagtgatcgtgaccgtcagaaggtgagagataacgagcgcaaccaggaataacacacaatcggaaaagcatctttagaaagacgcgtctttaaaaagacgttccgtgtgtgccacttttttagagaaatatactcttttagagaaatatactcttttatttctgccgaagagcccaggggcattctctgcattgcaccagtgcagaggggggagaagccgctgaaatgctccatcagatctagcagaggtgaatgaacagtcgtgggaattcagctcagtgagcatgactgttcggctccgaagagaaaatctgaatgagtgattgcataccagctccttttataccagtatgtccgggggagtggcatgcaaataccacttgccaattttcattgaccttttatcaaagaccagaggtgtctcgggctcccaagagtgacccctagtgtcactacatcgacacaacgtcgagtgagtgacagatagggaactacaccTTTCCCAGCACATTCAATTATGTTTACAGCTTAGAAACTCTATTTAATATATATCCTTTAATATATTTATCTAACCCATGTCCCCCTCTACTTTTCTTCTGTATGTTTTTTGAGCAGTTGGACCACAGAGTGTGCAAATCTTTTTGCGCCCAGGTATTACCACTATCCTGACATGTAAAGCAGTATCTGAGCCACCAGCTGTGTATCGGTGGTTTAATGAGAACAACACCCTGGTGGGAAATCAGTCTTCTGTAGTAGTTCCCATAGATTCTATTCTTGGCAGCAATTATACCTGTGAGGCCAAAAACCCCTTGACAAATATGACAGTCTACACCAGCATCAATGGTGAGCATTACATCTGTTAAATCTGAAAAGTTAAATCTGAAGTGTTTTTCAATTTCTCTGCCACTAGCGCCACtgaacgaaattgcaaaaataaatgtatgttttcaaacagcttgcTGAATACACCCTCCAactgctgttgatcaaacaaacagatagccccgcccccaactcacgccattggttgcgTCCATGTTATTGTGTCGGTATAGATGGGTTGctcaaaacagaggaatttttatagtgccacagagacaaagcatttacagtttttgagaaaattaacatacaaatgacttacttacaattgtctctgcatattaagctaagataggagtaagtattttaacactgaaaacatttcacacttcagctttaagaagtACAGTAATACAGTGGCCAgaacagtatttggacacttttagacagttaagccacatttaaaatgcatgaaTTTCATTGCACTAGATAACAAATATTAAAACTGAAGCAAATGATAGTGCTTTATAGAAAGTGCTTTATTTACTTTTCTAAACCCTTTTTTGCAGTTACAGTTAACCAACTGGTTTTAAGATCATTTTAGTGGCTGTATGATGTTCACACATTTGTAGCTACTAACACAGGTTTAGTTTATCACATTTACTGTGGACTTTATCTACAGTATTACATTTGTCACCaaaatgtgtccaaatacttactAACAATCTATACTGTTTTATCAtgtttttgcttgaaaagtgtgattGCACTatttttcaatatatttattttctatacacagtatatatacctgtatacaTTTTCCAAGTggcatttgttttttataaatgcattttaaaggcatttatacataagttttaattttggggccactgaatGAAGATTAGTTGAAACAAATGCAGATATAAGAGGTTTCAGATTGCTCACCTCTGCCTGTCTTTACCACAGCACCTGATGCTGCTGTCAGTGTCCAGGCGAGTATGTTGCTGACagctcttctcgctctcctgctccCTGTGCTGCATGAATGGCTATAATACTGATATTACTGTAAAGCTGTCTGTCTGTATGAGGACTGACTGTCTGAAAGAGGCTTATGGGTAAATAGATCACTAAGTAACAAAAACAGTTACATTGATTGTAAAACACTTCTACACAGTCCAGATTAGCTGaactgcattttaattattttagcacTTTTTTAGTTCATTATTTAGAGACAGTTGTGTAGCACAACCACAGAGGTGCATTTATGTTAAACTTaactaaatatatattattttgaaaaaagtaaaaaaacaaataaataaaaaaaagattaaaaactcTTCATAGCACCTTACTTACATTTTGCTTCTAATTACTATATCTTTGCTATATTTATTAGTATCAATTATCAGTAAGTatcaattaatttgaaaataagttATGAATCACTCATTTAATTGATCGCTGTTATAATTATATTATGTGCTATTTCTCATTAAATCTGCTTATGTATTGTCTACATTAGGTAAATACATTTAGGCTGGATAATTCAGATTTGTATAAGAATATAAATGATCCCCTTAGACAAGCTAACATGCACCAAATTTAGCCAAATAAAAGATTATCtaaattacttttgttttttgtttttttgttttttgttttttataacgtttctcatgtaaaaaaaaacaaaaaacagaattattgccaaaaaatataaatgtattgtgattttttttttaatgatctgaAGACAACTGTGAAAAttctatatattttctttattaaactaaatcaaaatgaaaataatcaaacaaaCTCATCTcttttttaatggttttattttgaaatgcagcTGAACATTTCTTTCCTATAGTTTGTGAAATCTAAGCACAGAAGGTTAGACAGAATGTCATTGGTTGTTTTTAGACATACCAATagatagaaaaaatattttgcatatagactTCATATTTTAGATGTTGTGTAATAGGTAGGCTACATATATAAATCTCCAGGGTAGCGAAAGAAGAGTTTGCAGTGACAGTGATAGCCAGAGAGTGGGTTATATTGGGTTACTGATGCCTTTGTTGCCTTTCTTCTCCTTCCTCTTTTCTCCAAATATCATCTGTTGACATTTTTTATATGTCTGAATCAATTTCTTTTGGCACAAAGCCCACTGCTTCTGACTGAGGACTCCtgaaaaagaaaatagaaaaaaaaaaaaaagaaagaaaataaactacgaaatataatataatataatataatgaccCAATGTTTCGTGAACTGCTATGAATACTCTAACAGCGGGTTGGACTGGTAAATACAGGTTGCATGACTCACTGTGTTGACGGTGTAGCTCACAGGGACAGTTCAGCTCCAAACCATTTCTTCTCcctacagaaaaaaaaagcataaatcaaaAGGACTTagtttcattttacatcataaatacAGCAATGCATGTCAAAATCCGGTTAAGAAATAAATATGGGCAGAACAAACTAACATTTTAAACCAAAATATGCATTGTCATAGCACAAAGAGAGCTGGTTGTTAGTAACTGCCACACAAATCAGAGAGGAGTATTGTAGCATGTTTTCTAAAAAATCACAACAACATGAAAGAAAGGTTTGTGAACGTAAAAGAAAATTTATGAGAATAGGGTTCCTGGTATTTTGTggttcatcaaaatgtaattttggttacactttacaataaagttgtatttgttgtgTACATCAGTTTGGTACACAACAAACTGTGtgcaaccttattttaaagtgttcctgtatttttttaatcatttgataTGAAGCTGACTCCACACTGATGTTTAAAGAGAGTTCCATCTTATTTTGTAATATTCACGGAGATGATCACTTACCACTGCAGTTGCATGACCTGCCCTGTTGCCTGGACAACAGAACCTGACCTTTAATCAC comes from the Myxocyprinus asiaticus isolate MX2 ecotype Aquarium Trade chromosome 15, UBuf_Myxa_2, whole genome shotgun sequence genome and includes:
- the zgc:158701 gene encoding uncharacterized protein zgc:158701 → MKLQVLLLAFAVFIASVHCQAQAQLGQSHKSPVIKGQVLLSRQQGRSCNCSGRRNGLELNCPCELHRQHRVLSQKQWALCQKKLIQTYKKCQQMIFGEKRKEKKGNKGISNPI